TTGAATACAAATCAGTTGCTACAGGAATAACTGCTGCTGATGATATGGCGAAAACTGCAGACGTCGAAATAATCGAAGCTCAGACAGTTTGCCCAGGCAAATACATCGTTCTATTGAGTGGGAAATTAAGTGCAGTCAATTCAGCTATAGAAAAGGGTATCAGCCAGTATTCAGATAATGTCATTGATAGCTTCATACTTGGGAATCCTCATGAATCAATATATAAAGCTATGAATGGTACTTCTGAAATCAACGGTGTAGAAGCACTTGGCATCATAGAGACATTTTCAGCAGCATCAATA
The nucleotide sequence above comes from Thermoanaerobacterium sp. CMT5567-10. Encoded proteins:
- a CDS encoding BMC domain-containing protein — translated: MDKAIGLVEYKSVATGITAADDMAKTADVEIIEAQTVCPGKYIVLLSGKLSAVNSAIEKGISQYSDNVIDSFILGNPHESIYKAMNGTSEINGVEALGIIETFSAASIILAADTAAKTAKVNLIEIRIARGMCGKSYLLLTGELAAVEASINAGCKILEKSGMLLNKSVIPNPDKSIWEKIV